A single region of the Bacteroidota bacterium genome encodes:
- the rho gene encoding transcription termination factor Rho — protein MIESTCSGLLELDGRRGGHLRRLSIELDRSPADPYVSPSMISRFVLRSACFIECTTKRGDQGKQDVAGIKSINGLEPEEWKYVEDFARRTAVDPSERIRLTTTPAGVSMRVVDLLCPVGKGQRALIVAPPRSGKTVLMQQFAASISSNHPEIHLMVLLVDERPEEVTDMSRTIKGEVFASSSDSDKESHVRIAQLVLEYAKRYVETGKDVVLLLDSLTKMGRAFNAAQRSSGRTMSGGVDIRALEIPKRIFGSARALEGAGSLTIVATALVETNSRMDELIFQEFKGTGNMELVLDRDLSNERIYPAINIPESGTRREELLFGNDTGKHHALRRALNRMKPKEAMLTLQKAIQQYPTNEKLLDYLAKSL, from the coding sequence ATGATTGAAAGTACGTGTAGCGGCCTTTTGGAATTGGACGGCCGCAGGGGCGGCCACCTCCGCCGTCTCTCCATCGAACTCGACAGATCTCCCGCCGATCCCTATGTCTCCCCCTCCATGATCAGTCGATTCGTCCTGAGAAGCGCCTGTTTCATTGAATGTACGACCAAGCGCGGCGACCAGGGGAAACAGGACGTGGCCGGAATCAAGTCGATCAACGGCTTGGAGCCGGAAGAATGGAAATATGTCGAGGATTTTGCCCGGCGCACTGCGGTCGACCCGAGCGAGCGAATCAGGCTTACCACCACACCGGCCGGGGTCTCCATGCGGGTTGTCGATCTCCTCTGTCCCGTCGGTAAAGGACAGCGGGCGCTCATCGTGGCGCCGCCCCGGTCGGGGAAGACCGTCCTGATGCAGCAATTTGCGGCGTCGATTTCCTCGAATCATCCGGAAATCCATCTCATGGTGCTGCTCGTCGACGAACGGCCCGAAGAAGTGACTGATATGAGCCGCACCATCAAGGGGGAAGTGTTCGCCAGCTCCAGCGACAGCGACAAGGAAAGCCATGTCCGCATCGCCCAGCTCGTCCTCGAATACGCGAAGCGCTATGTCGAGACGGGGAAGGATGTCGTGTTGCTGCTCGATTCGCTGACGAAGATGGGACGGGCGTTCAACGCCGCTCAGCGGAGCAGCGGAAGGACGATGTCGGGCGGGGTCGACATCCGGGCCCTCGAAATTCCGAAGCGCATATTCGGTTCCGCCCGCGCCCTCGAGGGGGCGGGATCGCTGACGATCGTCGCCACGGCGCTCGTCGAGACCAACTCGCGTATGGATGAGTTGATCTTCCAGGAGTTCAAGGGGACCGGCAACATGGAACTCGTTCTCGACCGGGACCTCTCCAACGAACGGATCTATCCCGCCATCAACATACCGGAATCGGGGACGCGCAGGGAAGAGCTCCTCTTCGGAAACGACACCGGAAAGCATCATGCGCTCAGGCGGGCCCTGAACAGGATGAAACCGAAGGAAGCAATGCTCACGCTGCAAAAAGCGATCCAGCAGTATCCGACAAATGAAAAACTGCTCGACTACCTTGCAAAGAGCCTTTGA